A portion of the Candidatus Nitrosotenuis aquarius genome contains these proteins:
- a CDS encoding transcription initiation factor IIB, with protein MSAKKPEEEKIRHDHKNGGNLILDKETGEVFCKICGKVDEECAILDQNVYNNDLDRENRRISSLRLYDKGLPTVIGSTHKDSTGRVLSANVKAQFDRLRMVDNRLKSQSSGAATKSFLLLDGIKSKLAIPEHTAEKAAYLFRKFLSGQTRHPRSHASMMLASLYAACRITNIPRTIQEISTTSNVKKRLILRDYRILVESLDLSFEPYKPAEFVARICTGLGLTEKTRLHATTILSKVKQDIFYGRNPIALAAAAVYISCKNNTERINQWRIASLVGISNVSLRNMYVLLKGNIA; from the coding sequence TTGTCTGCAAAGAAACCGGAAGAAGAGAAGATTAGACATGACCACAAAAATGGAGGGAATCTAATTCTAGACAAAGAAACCGGCGAAGTCTTCTGCAAGATCTGTGGGAAAGTGGACGAAGAATGTGCAATCCTGGATCAAAATGTCTACAATAATGACCTTGACAGAGAAAATCGTAGGATATCATCTTTAAGGCTGTACGACAAAGGACTGCCGACAGTCATAGGCTCTACTCACAAAGACTCTACTGGAAGAGTCCTTAGTGCTAACGTAAAGGCGCAATTTGATAGACTACGTATGGTGGATAACCGACTTAAATCACAATCCTCCGGCGCTGCCACCAAATCGTTTCTTTTACTAGATGGAATAAAATCAAAACTTGCAATACCAGAACATACTGCGGAAAAGGCCGCATATCTTTTTAGAAAGTTCCTCTCTGGACAAACGCGACATCCGAGAAGCCATGCCTCCATGATGCTTGCGTCGCTTTATGCAGCATGTAGGATCACAAACATTCCTAGAACCATACAGGAAATATCCACCACATCAAACGTAAAAAAACGTCTTATCTTGCGTGATTATAGGATCTTAGTAGAGTCGCTGGATCTTAGCTTTGAGCCCTACAAACCTGCAGAGTTTGTAGCAAGAATATGTACAGGTCTGGGATTAACGGAAAAAACCCGCTTGCATGCGACCACCATTCTGTCAAAAGTGAAACAGGATATCTTCTATGGAAGAAACCCAATTGCTTTGGCAGCTGCGGCAGTTTACATCTCATGCAAAAACAACACCGAACGAATAAATCAGTGGAGGATAGCAAGTTTGGTGGGAATTAGTAATGTCTCATTAAGGAACATGTATGTGCTATTGAAGGGGAATATAGCATGA